A portion of the Carya illinoinensis cultivar Pawnee chromosome 11, C.illinoinensisPawnee_v1, whole genome shotgun sequence genome contains these proteins:
- the LOC122280793 gene encoding short-chain dehydrogenase TIC 32 A, chloroplastic, whose protein sequence is MVDTVKYLIGSVGASGYGSKSTAEQVTKSSSDLRSVTAIITGATSGIGAETARVLAKGGARLVLPARNLKAAEEAKARIVSECPESEIIVMPLDLSSLRSVRNFVSEFESLDLPLNLLINNAGKFAHEHAISEDGIEMTFATNYLGHFLLTKLLLNRMIETARNTGVQGRIVNVSSGIHGWFSGDMIGYLGLITRNKSHYDATRAYALSKLANVLHTKELARRLKQMEANVTANCVHPGIVRTGLTREREGLVTDLAFFFASKLLKTIPQAAATTCYVATHPRLLNVSGKYFADCNEASTSKLGNNSAEAARLWSASEIMVSEDPKLVFDPLNALV, encoded by the exons ATGGTTGACACGGTTAAATACCTCATAGGTTCCGTCGGAGCAAGCGGCTACGGCTCCAAATCCACCGCAGAGCAAGTCACTAAGAGCAGCTCCGATCTGCGCTCCGTCACGGCCATTATCACAG GCGCTACGTCAGGGATCGGTGCCGAGACGGCTCGTGTTCTCGCCAAGGGAGGGGCGAGGCTGGTCCTCCCGGCTCGAAACCTGAAGGCTGCCGAGGAAGCCAAGGCTCGTATTGTGTCGGAGTGTCCCGAGTCGGAGATTATTGTCATGCCTCTCGATCTTAGCTCTCTTCGTTCTGTCCGAAACTTCGTCTCCGAGTTCGAGTCCCTCGATTTGCCTCTGAATCTCCTCAT AAACAACGCCGGCAAGTTTGCTCACGAGCATGCAATTTCTGAAGACGGAATCGAAATGACCTTTGCTACTAATTATTTAG GTCATTTTCTGTTGACGAAGCTGTTGCTGAACAGAATGATTGAGACGGCGAGAAACACCGGCGTTCAAGGCCGGATAGTGAACGTGTCCTCGGGCATTCACGGCTGGTTTTCCGGTGATATGATCGGATATCTTGGTCTGATAACACGAAACAAGAG CCATTACGACGCGACACGTGCTTACGCGCTCTCGAAGCTCGCCAACGTTTTGCACACCAAGGAACTTGCTCGGAGACTGAAG CAAATGGAGGCCAACGTGACTGCGAATTGTGTTCATCCGGGAATAGTGAGAACCGGACTCACTCGAGAACGTGAAGGCCTAGTCACAG ATTTGGCTTTCTTCTTCGCTTCCAAGCTCTTGAAGACAATTCCTCAG GCTGCTGCTACGACTTGTTACGTTGCGACTCATCCGAGACTTTTGAATGTGTCCGGGAAGTACTTTGCCGACTGCAACGAAGCTTCAACATCGAAACTGGGAAACAACTCAGCCGAAGCTGCACGGCTATGGTCTGCTTCCGAGATCATGGTTTCTGAAGACCCTAAATTAGTTTTTGATCCTCTCAACGCCCTAGtttaa